The Henckelia pumila isolate YLH828 chromosome 2, ASM3356847v2, whole genome shotgun sequence genome includes a window with the following:
- the LOC140879278 gene encoding uncharacterized protein — MGPRRNPLEINPNNGDETNQNPPPPPPLTPFEQASVNMWAGITRLLENQAAQPRKSHEEDVAERFKKQEPKEFKGTTNPLVSEEWIRSLETIFAYMRVTDADRVRCAIYMLKEDAALWWEGAVIGVNLTTLTWENFRTMFFEKYYTAEERGRLIREFMSLRQGDKSVAEYVKQFERGCHFVPLIANDEQERLRHFTDGLRPDIKLDVFMADVANYSAAVKRALRSEQGRKEMQAAYQQKRQFQQPFRGQSLQPAKKQFTGPVKSPNPPRPQQRQQGPQRPQQKGAAAPNPGGIPLCKTCQKPHSGQCMAGSGVCYKCKLPGHVAMNCPNARNIPGRVYVMQAEEADLDTSLITGIISEDAVTGYDITLPSGEILTTSNVLNGVELELQGNMIRADLVVLPMSGFDLILGMDWLSVNGALIDFRRRSVSVNPSGGDSFIFLAAQSSGVSHVISYVRAKKLLRKGCQGFLASLVVAADEPSSKSIADVEIVCEFSDVFPDDVVGIPPVREVKFSIELTPGTVPISKAPYRLSPTEIKELWDQIQELLEKGFIRPSMSPWGAPVLFVKKKDGSMSKCEFWLEQVAFLGHIVSKEGIAVDPSKVEAVQNWGIPNNASEIRSFLGLAGYYRKFIKGFSSIAVSLTKKNAKYVWSKECQRSFDQLKEALTSAPVLAVPMDLEEFVVYTDASKMGLGAVLMQNGKFAELYIKEIVRLHGIPVSIVSDRDPRFTSAFWKSLHTSLGTKLLFSTTFHPQTDGQSERASIGMAPYKALYGRRCRSPVHWDEVGERVLLGPKIVQQTEDIVAQIRERMRTAKCHQKNYADRRRRDLEFAMGDHVFLKVSPMKGVMRFGRRGKLNPRYIGPFEILERIGTLAYRLALPPSLAKVHNVFHVSMLRRPVWMLARSRKWFHGHWWSEQAARWKTPQLLESARELQMGKIPELCSHSIFDGLV, encoded by the exons ATGGGTCCCCGAAGGAATCCCCTGGAAATCAACCCCAATAATGGCGATGAGACGAACCAGAATCCACCTCCGCCACCTCCACTTACTCCGTTCGAGCAGGCCAGTGTGAACATGTGGGCCGGGATTACGAGACTGCTCGAGAACCAGGCTGCTCAGCCGAGGAAGTCTCATGAGGAGGATGTAGCGGAGAGATTCAAGAAGCAGGAGCCCAAGGAGTTCAAGGGAACTACCAATCCACTTGTTTCTGAGGAGTGGATCCGATCTTTAGAGACCATATTTGCCTATATGAGAGTCACTGATGCTGACAGGGTTCGATGTGCTATATACATGCTTAAGGAggatgcagctctttggtgggaagGAGCTGTAATCGGAGTGAACTTGACGACCCTGACTTGGGAAAATTTCAGGACTatgttctttgagaagtactACACTGCAGAGGAACGAGGCAGATTGATcagggagtttatgagtctccgtcagggagACAAGTCTGTTGCGGAATATGTGAAGCAGTTCGAGAGAGGATGTCATTTCGTGCCCCTGATTGCGAATGACGAGCAGGAAAGGCTGAGGCACTTTACTGATGGGCTTAGACCGGATATCAAGCTAGACGTTTTCATGGCTGATGTGGCGAATTATAGTGCAGCAGTGAAGAGAGCTTTGAGGTCCGAGCAAGGGAGAAAGGAGATGCAAGCAGCTTACCAGcagaagaggcagtttcagcagCCTTTCCGTGGTCAGTCTTTGCAGCcggcgaagaagcagtttactgggccggttAAGAGCCCGAATCCTCCCAGACCACAGCAAAGGCAGCAGGGCCCACAGAGGCCACAGCAGAAAGGGGCAGCCGCCCCAAATCCTGGAGGTATTCCCTTATGCAAGACTTGTCAGAAGCCTCATTCGGGGCAGTGCATGGCTGGTTCAGGTGTCTGTTACAAGTGTAAGCTACCAGGGCACGTTGCGATGAACTGCCCTAATGCGAGGAACATCCCGGGGCGTGTATAtgtcatgcaggcagaggaggctgaCCTAGACACGTCTTTGATCACGG gcatcataTCTGAGGATGCTGTTACGGGCTATGATATTACCTTGCCATCTGGAGAGATTCTTACTACCTCTAATGTACTTAATGGTGttgagttggagcttcaggggaaTATGATTAGAGCCGATCTAGTGGTTCTACCGATGTCAGGATTTGATCTCATTCTTGGCATGGATTGgttatcagttaatggagctttgaTAGATTTTCGGAGGCGATCAGTTTCAGTGAATCCGTCAGGCGGAGATTCTTTCATATTCCTTGCAGCTCAAAGCAGTGGTGTTTCGCATGTCATATCTTATGTGCGTGCAAAGAAGTTATTGCGCAAGGGTTGTCAGGGCTTCCTTGCAAGTTTAGTAGTTGCAGCGGATGAGCCGTCTTCTAAATCTATTGCAGATGTTGAGATCGTTTGTGAGTtttcggatgtctttccggatgaTGTAGTAGGAATTCCACCAGTCAGAGAGGTGAAGTTCAGTATTGAGCTGACACcgggtactgtgcctatctctaaggcaccgtatcgtctTTCTCCCACTGAGATAAAAGAGTTGTGGGATCAGATACAAGAGCttttggagaagggctttatcCGCCCTAGTATGTCACCTTGGGGTGCGCCGgtcttatttgtgaagaagaaggacggtagcATGAG caagtgcgagttttggctcgagcaggtggcattctTGGGCCACATTGTTTCTAAGGAGGGCATAGCAGTGGATCCATCAAAAGTCGAGGCTGTCCAGAATTGGGGAATTCCGAATAATGCCTCAGAGATAcgcagcttcttgggtttagccgGTTATTatcggaagttcatcaagggtttttcttctataGCAGTAtcattgaccaagaagaatgccaaGTATGTTTGGAGCAAAgagtgtcagaggagctttgatcagcttaAGGAGGCACTTACTTCTGCACCAGTGTTGGCAGTGCCAATGGATCTTGAGGAGTTTGTGGTGTATACAGATGCGTCTAAGATGGGCTTAGGCGCTGTTCTTATGCAGaatggtaag TTTGCAGAACTTTACATTAAGGAGATAGTCAGACTTCACGGTATTCCAGTGTCCATCGTGTCGGACCGAGATCCAAGGTTCACTtctgcattttggaagagtctgcatacATCTTTGGGGACTAAGTTATTGTTCAGCACTACttttcatcctcagacagatggtcagtcggagaga gcgtctataggtatggctccatacaAGGCTCTTTACGGGAGACGGtgtagatctcctgtgcattgggacgaggttggagaGAGGGTCTTGCTAGGACCCAAGATTGTGCAGCAAACGGAGGATATTGTAGCTCAGATCCGAGAGCGGATGAGGACCGCAAAGTGTCATCAGAAGAATTATGCTGATCGACGACGACGAGACCTCGAGTTTGCCATGGGAGATCATGTATTCTTGAAGGTCTCGCCTATGAAAGGCGTGATGCGGTTTGGTAGGAGAGGCAAGCTCAACCCGAGGTATATCGGTCCGTTCGAGATTTTGGAGAGGATTGGGACgttggcttatcgtttggcacTACCACCGAGCCTTGCGAAagttcacaacgtgttccatgtatctatgCTTCGGAG